From a region of the Synchiropus splendidus isolate RoL2022-P1 chromosome 12, RoL_Sspl_1.0, whole genome shotgun sequence genome:
- the LOC128768062 gene encoding hatching enzyme 1.2-like, with product MLLLLLLLVCVLPGGSVPVNHTHDDGPPGNVTSGVDVIIADLVEDRNTSHSAADLVEDSHSSTLQQLEEAQAETLAEMEDFPVEEGDILLQEERNAVSSIWQTTLVPYTISPQLAGLEWKIYTAMQMISDASCIRFKEHSNEANFLGFQGGAGCASYVGQIGGHQPVFISPACSVGNICHEVIHALGFHHEHTRRDRDQYIDVEWNNIVPKRKRHFKAKQGDTQNLPYDLNSIMHYGQYFFSKNGGQTLVAKVPGSMMGQRTHLSQLDMQRLNLLYCGRGRG from the exons atgctgctgctgctgctgctcttggtCTGCGTGCTGCCAG GGGGCAGCGTCCCGGTCAACCACACTCACGATGATGGCCCTCCAG GTAACGTGACCTCGGGTGTGGACGTGATCATCGCTGACCTGGTGGAAGACCGGAACACCTCCCACAGTGCAGCTGATCTAGTTGAAG ACTCGCACTCGTCCACCcttcagcagctggaggaggcgcAGGCGGAAACCTTGGCAG AGATGGAGGACTTTCCTGTTGAGGAGGGCGACATCCTGCTCCAG GAGGAACGGAACGCTGTGAGCTCCATCTGGCAGACCACCCTGGTCCCCTACACCATCAGTCCTCAGCTGG CGGGCCTGGAGTGGAAGATCTACACCGCAATGCAGATGATCTCTGACGCCTCCTGCATCCGCTTCAAAGAACACAGCAACGAGGCCAACTTCCTGGGATTCCAGGGCGGAGCAGG CTGCGCGTCATACGTCGGCCAGATTGGCGGACACCAGCCAGTCTTCATCTCCCCAGCGTGTAGCGTGGGAAACATTTGCCACGAGGTCATCCATGCGCTGGGCTTTCACCACGAACACACCCGCCGGGACCGGGACCAGTACATCGACGTGGAGTGGAATAACATCGTCCCAA AGCGGAAAAGGCACTTCAAGGCCAAGCAGGGAGACACGCAGAACCTGCCGTACGACCTGAACTCCATCATGCACTATGGCCA GTATTTCTTCTCTAAGAATGGAGGTCAGACGCTGGTGGCCAAGGTGCCGGGCTCAATGATGGGTCAGAGGACTCACCTGAGCCAGCTGGACATGCAGCGGCTGAACCTGCTCTACTGCG GTCGTGGGCGGGGCTGA
- the LOC128768054 gene encoding hydroxycarboxylic acid receptor 2-like → MNWERASESRARQKPVRQHFSSERRESCSSLRSSAGPLYVALSFRGLDPPASMTNSSDFQNPEDCDATNRALYKLYAAIVIIIFILALPLNASVIHLFIFKLKFWKSNTNNVFLFNLVLADILLLFCLPIKAHNFIKGDRRGKDTVCKPMLFMLFLNRGASIAFLTVTSIDRYFNVVHPGRKNLLKVLKKSPHISIIIWLLLLPLTIPTMLQNFDCCNSHKNGDPREDTLIKDVVDSLREVVFFSQIIIPFIILVYCTARIVNRLRQKTIGDKTKLKRAVVLVTTVMVVFSLCFLPCTLARSILLIARVQNWPEYVQDKAAVAFDGLMVLSYMDCLLDPLVYCFCSTKFKAIYLSSYFPFLLKEAPVVADSSTGHTSNPKRSQVI, encoded by the exons ATGAACTGGGAGCGCGCGTCAGAGAGCAGAGCACGGCAGAAACCCGTCCGGCAGCATTTTTCCAGCGAGCGACGCGAGTCCTGTTCCAGCCTGCGGAGCTCAGCCGGTCCTCTTTATGTAGCGCTCTCCTTCCGCGGCCTCGATCCTCCCGCCAGCATGACCAACAGCTCCGATTTCCAGAACCCCGAGGACTGCGACGCCACCAACAGGGCGCTGTACAAGCTGTACGCCGCCATCgtgatcatcatcttcatcctggcgCTGCCGCTCAACGCCTCCGTCATCCACCTCTTCATATTCAAGCTCAAGTTCTGGAAGTCCAACACCAACAACGTCTTCCTCTTCAACCTGGTGCTGGCCGacatcctgctgctcttctgcctGCCCATCAAGGCGCACAACTTCATCAAGGGTGACCGGCGCGGCAAGGACACCGTCTGCAAGCCCATGCTCTTCATGCTCTTCCTGAACCGAGGCGCCAGCATCGCCTTCCTCACCGTCACCTCCATCGACCGCTACTTCAACGTGGTCCACCCCGGGAGGAAGAACCTGCTGAAGGTGCTGAAGAAGTCCCCTcacatctccatcatcatctggctgctgctgctgccgctcacCATCCCCACCATGCTCCAGAACTTCGACTGCTGCAACAGCCACAAGAACGGGGACCCCCGCGAGGACACCCTCATCAAG GACGTGGTGGACAGTCTGAGGGAGGTGGTCTTCTTCAGCCAGATCATCATCCCCTTCATCATCCTGGTCTACTGCACCGCCCGCATCGTCAACCGCCTGCGCCAGAAAACCATCGGCGACAAGACCAAGCTGAAGCGGGCGGTGGTGCTGGTGACCACGGTCATGGTGGTCTTCTCCCTCTGCTTCCTGCCCTGCACGCTGGCCAGGAGCATCCTGCTCATCGCTCGGGTCCAGAACTGGCCCGAGTACGTCCAGGACAAGGCGGCCGTGGCCTTCGACGGCCTCATGGTGCTGTCATACATGGACTGTCTGCTGGACCCGCTGGTCTACTGCTTCTGCAGCACCAAGTTCAAGGCCATCTACCTCTCCAGCTACTTCCCCTTCCTGCTGAAGGAGGCGCCTGTGGTGGCCGACAGCTCCACGGGACACACGTCCAACCCCAAGCGAAGCCAAGTCATCTGA